The following are from one region of the Halarcobacter sp. genome:
- a CDS encoding DUF4391 domain-containing protein — protein sequence MYAYFEYPLKTRFNKIIPKNKIYEKASINTSLKDKIVKQVEKIIWLHKLSSTTLNLNATDNITEIQVFDIELKQDNLDEDVLRAIDKAIAFPIIFQLRKKDKIQIKSAYKRLNEADTSKWIVDKYFSSPWIDISHPKESLPTVLDLEKLYEITIKELIPNITSTNKSLKEEVETHKKLEKLQKQYDLLKAKRSKEKQFNKKVELNTQLKHLKSQIILLNNS from the coding sequence ATGTACGCATATTTTGAATATCCTCTAAAAACAAGATTTAATAAAATCATACCAAAAAATAAGATATATGAAAAAGCATCAATAAATACAAGTTTGAAAGATAAGATTGTAAAACAAGTAGAAAAAATCATTTGGTTACACAAATTGTCTTCAACTACATTAAATCTAAATGCTACAGATAACATTACAGAGATTCAAGTATTTGATATAGAGCTAAAGCAAGATAATCTTGATGAAGATGTATTAAGGGCAATTGATAAAGCAATAGCATTTCCTATAATATTTCAACTAAGGAAAAAAGATAAGATACAAATCAAGTCTGCATATAAAAGGCTTAATGAAGCAGATACAAGTAAATGGATTGTTGATAAATACTTTAGTTCACCTTGGATTGATATTTCCCATCCAAAAGAATCATTACCTACGGTTTTAGATTTAGAAAAACTTTATGAAATAACAATTAAAGAATTAATACCAAATATCACATCTACAAATAAGTCTTTAAAAGAGGAAGTTGAAACACATAAGAAACTTGAAAAACTACAAAAACAATATGACCTGTTAAAAGCTAAAAGGTCAAAAGAAAAACAGTTTAATAAAAAAGTTGAATTGAATACTCAATTGAAACACTTAAAAAGTCAAATTATTCTACTAAACAACTCATAG
- a CDS encoding site-specific DNA-methyltransferase: MIEKLDMTTPDFTNENIAQIAALFPNCVTETKDEKGNVKKAIDFDLLKQELSENIVDGTKERYSLNWPGKKEALVTANKPINKTLRPDVEDSVNFDTTQNLYIEGDNLEALKLLQESYLNKIKMIYIDPPYNTGNDFVYKDNFTIDKDEELEASGQISEEGRLVANLESNGRYHSDWLSMMYPRLKLARNLLKEDGVIFISIDDNEAHNLKKVCDEIYGENNFITELIWSAGKKNDSRYVSVSHEYILIYVKNIEFIKSKNIIWRQRKEGLDSIYAQYEKLKKEFGNNYSKIEEALKVWFKNLPESDPAKKNKHYSSVDSKGIYFPDNISSQSGASRPRYEIPHPITKLPVAVPSRGWGFTLDTLNKLIAEDKVDFGKDHTTVPKLKAYLKDRETEVPYSVFYMDGRASTKRLMSLFGKKIFENPKDELVLSKIINFATEKDSIVLDFFSGSASTAHSIIHLNKEDNGNRKFICVQIPELTDEKSEAYKAGYKTICEIGKERIRRAGKKIVEESGKSDLDIGFRVLKIDSSNMENVYYSPDEITQESLFDTTVDNIKDDRNSLDLLFQVLLDSGVDLTLPIVKKDILGKEVYFVDDNVLVACFENTIDEALVTEIAKMDDILKVVFKDSSFESDDVRINTEQIFKQYSPDTDLKVI; encoded by the coding sequence ATGATAGAAAAACTAGATATGACAACACCTGATTTTACAAATGAAAATATAGCTCAAATTGCAGCACTATTTCCTAACTGTGTAACAGAAACAAAAGATGAAAAGGGAAATGTAAAAAAAGCTATTGATTTTGATTTGTTAAAACAAGAATTATCTGAAAATATTGTTGATGGTACAAAAGAGAGATACTCTTTAAATTGGCCTGGTAAGAAAGAAGCATTAGTAACTGCTAATAAGCCTATAAATAAAACGCTTAGACCTGATGTAGAAGATAGTGTAAACTTTGATACAACACAAAATCTATATATCGAAGGTGACAACTTAGAAGCTTTAAAACTTCTGCAAGAGAGTTATCTAAATAAAATCAAAATGATTTATATTGATCCTCCATATAATACTGGTAATGATTTTGTATACAAAGATAACTTTACAATTGACAAAGATGAAGAGCTTGAAGCAAGTGGCCAGATAAGTGAAGAGGGAAGACTTGTAGCAAACTTAGAATCAAATGGTAGATACCATAGTGACTGGTTATCTATGATGTATCCAAGACTTAAACTTGCTAGAAATTTATTAAAAGAAGATGGTGTAATATTTATATCGATTGATGATAATGAAGCTCATAATTTAAAAAAAGTCTGTGATGAAATTTATGGTGAAAATAATTTTATTACAGAATTAATATGGTCAGCAGGTAAAAAAAATGATTCAAGGTATGTGTCTGTATCACATGAGTATATTTTAATTTATGTAAAAAACATTGAATTTATAAAAAGTAAAAATATTATATGGAGACAAAGAAAAGAGGGTCTTGACAGTATATACGCACAATATGAAAAGCTAAAAAAAGAATTCGGAAACAACTATTCAAAAATAGAAGAGGCATTGAAAGTTTGGTTTAAAAACTTACCAGAATCAGATCCAGCTAAAAAAAATAAACATTATTCAAGTGTAGATTCAAAAGGAATATATTTTCCAGACAATATATCTTCACAGTCTGGAGCTTCACGACCAAGATATGAAATTCCACATCCAATTACCAAATTACCAGTGGCTGTACCATCAAGAGGCTGGGGATTTACGCTAGATACATTAAACAAACTCATTGCGGAGGATAAAGTAGATTTCGGGAAAGACCATACAACAGTTCCAAAACTAAAAGCTTACCTAAAAGATAGAGAGACTGAAGTTCCATACAGTGTTTTTTATATGGATGGAAGAGCTTCAACAAAAAGATTAATGTCTCTATTTGGGAAAAAAATATTTGAAAACCCTAAAGATGAGTTAGTTTTATCCAAAATTATAAATTTTGCTACAGAAAAAGACTCTATAGTTTTGGACTTTTTTAGTGGTTCCGCATCAACTGCCCATAGTATTATACATCTTAATAAAGAAGACAATGGTAATAGAAAATTTATATGTGTACAAATTCCTGAGTTAACTGATGAAAAATCTGAAGCCTACAAAGCAGGTTATAAAACCATTTGTGAAATAGGTAAAGAAAGAATAAGAAGAGCTGGTAAAAAAATAGTTGAAGAGAGTGGGAAAAGTGATTTAGATATTGGATTTAGAGTTCTTAAAATAGATAGTTCTAATATGGAAAATGTTTACTACAGTCCAGATGAGATAACACAAGAATCTCTTTTTGACACTACTGTTGACAATATAAAAGATGATAGAAACTCTTTAGATTTACTTTTCCAAGTACTACTTGATAGTGGGGTTGATTTAACTTTACCAATAGTAAAAAAAGATATCTTAGGAAAAGAAGTTTACTTTGTAGATGATAACGTACTTGTTGCTTGTTTTGAGAATACTATAGATGAAGCACTAGTAACTGAGATAGCTAAAATGGATGATATCTTAAAAGTAGTGTTCAAAGATAGTAGCTTTGAAAGTGATGATGTTAGAATCAATACAGAGCAAATCTTTAAACAATATTCACCTGATACAGACCTAAAGGTTATCTAA
- a CDS encoding RloB family protein, which yields MSRRNRSTNVEKRNTKTRYTGDTVLIICEGTQTEPNYLIELKDFLSLDNAAIHIVPSQGSAPNSVVKHAKEAIKDACNKGNPYTKVYCVIDKDQHQSYTSALQTIKDFNESSRKKCDTIICPITSVPCFEYWILMHFCQTTQSFGTSGHSPCGQLISTSLRTHVNGYTKADREFAKKLIAEKLEDARENSAVTYKAAQSASTDDPSTKMHLLVDELEHLKQHKHFQDDRKGCPQ from the coding sequence ATGTCGAGGAGAAATAGAAGTACTAATGTTGAAAAGAGGAATACTAAAACTCGTTATACTGGAGATACTGTATTAATCATTTGTGAAGGAACACAAACTGAACCAAATTATCTAATAGAATTAAAAGATTTTCTTTCTTTAGATAATGCTGCGATTCATATTGTTCCATCACAAGGGTCTGCTCCAAACTCTGTAGTTAAACATGCAAAAGAAGCAATTAAAGATGCATGTAATAAGGGGAACCCCTATACTAAAGTTTACTGTGTCATTGATAAAGATCAACATCAATCGTACACATCAGCATTACAAACGATCAAAGACTTTAACGAAAGTTCACGTAAAAAATGTGATACGATAATTTGTCCCATAACATCAGTACCATGTTTTGAATATTGGATATTAATGCACTTTTGCCAAACGACACAAAGTTTTGGTACATCAGGACATAGCCCTTGTGGACAATTGATAAGTACCTCACTTAGAACACATGTAAATGGTTATACAAAAGCAGATAGAGAATTTGCAAAAAAACTAATAGCTGAAAAATTAGAAGACGCAAGAGAAAATAGTGCAGTAACATATAAAGCAGCACAAAGTGCAAGTACAGATGACCCATCTACTAAAATGCATTTATTAGTAGATGAATTAGAACATTTAAAACAACACAAACATTTCCAAGATGATAGAAAAGGATGCCCTCAATGA
- a CDS encoding ATP-binding protein yields the protein MLIEFKVKNYRSIKEQQTLSMVKSNAKELEDTNTFTTTEKKKPIKLLSSATIYGPNASGKSNLLKAMKTMQRLVLDSDSKIKRGTKLPITPFLLDNGTKDEPTEFEIIFVSKEVRYQYGFILNTEKILEEWLYAFPEGPAQTWFEREYNQDEEKTDWYFGSKFNGNKKIWSESTRKNALFLSTATQLNSEQLKPVYDWFNETFHVLESTARLDPSFTYELYEQEEYKDLINKFLNVADLDIEELKITEEEFDPSKLSEDIPDVLRNKIVEDFKDKKLLDVASVHKNIQGEDIYFDFDEESDGTRKFLAFLGPWIDTLENGNVLVVDELHDNFHPLMVRFLIELFHSKETNKKHAQLIFTSHETSVMSQEIFRRDQIWFCEKKNKATELFSLVEFKPRKGVTDIEKSYFSGRYGALPYFKSIERAMGVQYVEEK from the coding sequence ATGCTAATTGAATTTAAAGTTAAGAATTATCGTTCTATAAAAGAGCAACAAACATTATCAATGGTAAAGTCAAATGCTAAAGAGCTAGAAGATACTAACACATTTACTACAACAGAAAAGAAGAAACCTATTAAACTACTTAGTAGTGCAACTATTTATGGTCCTAATGCATCTGGGAAAAGTAATTTACTAAAAGCTATGAAGACTATGCAAAGATTAGTTTTAGACTCTGATTCAAAAATTAAAAGAGGTACAAAGTTACCTATAACACCTTTTTTATTAGATAATGGTACGAAAGATGAACCAACTGAATTTGAAATAATCTTTGTTTCTAAAGAGGTTAGATATCAGTATGGGTTTATTTTAAATACTGAAAAGATATTGGAAGAATGGCTTTATGCTTTTCCAGAAGGACCTGCACAAACTTGGTTTGAAAGAGAATACAATCAAGATGAAGAAAAAACTGATTGGTATTTTGGTTCAAAGTTTAATGGAAATAAAAAAATATGGAGTGAATCTACTCGTAAGAATGCACTATTTTTGTCAACAGCAACTCAATTAAACAGTGAACAGTTAAAGCCTGTTTATGATTGGTTTAATGAAACTTTTCATGTATTAGAAAGTACAGCAAGACTAGACCCTAGTTTTACCTATGAGCTATACGAACAAGAAGAGTATAAAGATTTAATAAATAAGTTTTTAAATGTTGCAGATTTAGATATTGAAGAATTAAAAATTACAGAAGAAGAGTTTGATCCTTCAAAACTGTCTGAAGATATACCTGATGTATTAAGAAATAAGATAGTGGAAGATTTTAAAGATAAAAAACTTCTTGATGTTGCATCTGTGCATAAAAATATTCAAGGAGAAGATATATATTTTGACTTCGATGAAGAATCAGATGGTACAAGAAAGTTTTTAGCATTTTTAGGTCCTTGGATTGATACTCTTGAAAATGGAAATGTGCTTGTAGTTGATGAACTACATGATAACTTCCATCCATTAATGGTTAGGTTTTTAATAGAGTTATTTCATAGTAAGGAAACAAATAAAAAACATGCCCAATTAATTTTTACGTCACACGAAACTTCTGTAATGTCACAAGAGATTTTTAGGCGTGATCAAATATGGTTTTGTGAAAAGAAAAATAAAGCAACTGAACTTTTCTCACTGGTTGAATTTAAACCACGAAAAGGTGTAACAGATATTGAAAAAAGTTACTTTAGTGGTAGATATGGTGCACTTCCTTATTTTAAAAGTATAGAACGTGCTATGGGAGTTCAATATGTCGAGGAGAAATAG
- a CDS encoding DEAD/DEAH box helicase family protein yields the protein MNIRFKKQQYQENAVNSVVDCFRGQKKVDGISYRVDPGKIKTVAHGEQSNIDFEEELSGFKNSDFTITPIQIFENIHKVQREQNLPVSDKLITNSVCDINLDVEMETGTGKTFCYTKTCFELNKQYGWNKFIIVVPSIAIREGVQQSIELTREYFKEEYGKQVKSFIYNSKELHNIEDYSSDAGINIMIINVQAFNATGADNRRIYDELDSFNSRRPIDVIKANRPILIIDEPQKIEGDAKKESKSFKSLKEFNPLFILRYSATFKKEYNKIHRLDALDAYNQKLVKKISVRGITVKGLSGTNAYLYLEGIEISSSKPPIARLEFELRTNSGIKTVTRKIEVGDDLEVKSEGLSQYRDFVVSEIDAYKNKIYFKNGIELSVGEASGDVNEESIRRIQIRETIKAHLQKEQMLYSRGIKVLSLFFIDEVAKYRIYDNEDESNGEYARIFEEEYEEAVKNIGLIYDKDYEEYLKGIGAYETHNGYFAQDKHKKMIDPKVSARGENAGLADDVDAYDLILKDKKRLLSFKEKTRFIFSHSALREGWDNPNVFVICTLKHSDNTISRRQEVGRGMRICVNQHGERMDNPATVHKTNILTVIANESYKDFVTGLQKDISETLTTRPKVADADFFSGKTIIVGEEKIKVDDKMAKQIYKYLVKNDYVDDEDMISKDYHDAKDEETLAKLPEELEEYKEQVFQLIDSLFSKNALDGMVEDETKDNTNPINEKNFKKKEFQELWNKINQKAVYTVDFDSSELVKNAKNAINKELHVKALEYTVVGGTQTDNIAYESLKSGAGFKEEEKETVSETRSVQSKVRYDLIGKVAENTKLTRKTVGEIFKLIEPDKFRLYRVNPEEFISQSSRIINEQKAAMVVNKLTYSPIDQKFDSDIFFAESEKQNFSKAKKVDKHIYDYIVTDSKNEIDFVNELDTNKEVVVYAKLPRGFFIPTPVGNYNPDWAISFEEGSVKYIYFVAETKGSMSSLQTRKIEEIKIDCAREFFKKISTDKVKYDKVDNYDTLMKIVNGN from the coding sequence ATGAATATTAGATTTAAAAAACAGCAGTACCAAGAAAATGCAGTAAATTCTGTAGTTGATTGTTTTAGAGGTCAAAAAAAAGTAGATGGTATTAGCTATAGAGTAGATCCAGGGAAAATAAAAACAGTCGCTCACGGTGAGCAATCTAATATAGATTTTGAAGAAGAGTTAAGTGGATTTAAAAATAGTGATTTTACTATTACTCCAATTCAAATTTTTGAGAACATCCATAAAGTACAAAGAGAACAAAATCTTCCAGTATCAGATAAGTTGATTACAAATAGTGTATGTGATATTAACCTTGATGTGGAGATGGAGACTGGTACTGGTAAGACATTTTGTTATACGAAAACTTGTTTTGAACTAAATAAACAGTATGGTTGGAATAAATTCATCATAGTTGTACCAAGTATTGCAATTAGAGAAGGTGTTCAACAATCTATAGAGCTTACACGTGAATATTTTAAAGAAGAGTATGGGAAACAAGTAAAATCTTTTATCTATAACTCTAAAGAACTTCATAATATAGAAGATTACTCTAGTGATGCTGGAATTAATATTATGATTATCAATGTTCAAGCATTTAATGCAACTGGAGCTGATAATAGAAGAATCTATGATGAACTAGATAGTTTTAATAGTAGACGTCCAATTGATGTTATAAAAGCAAATAGACCAATACTTATCATAGATGAACCTCAAAAGATAGAAGGTGATGCTAAAAAAGAGAGTAAGAGTTTTAAATCTCTAAAAGAGTTCAATCCTTTGTTTATACTCAGATATTCTGCAACATTCAAAAAAGAATATAACAAAATCCATAGATTAGATGCACTTGATGCTTATAATCAAAAACTAGTTAAGAAAATATCTGTTAGAGGTATTACTGTAAAAGGGCTTAGTGGTACAAATGCATATCTATATTTAGAAGGTATAGAAATAAGTAGTTCTAAACCACCAATAGCAAGATTAGAGTTTGAACTAAGAACTAATAGTGGTATAAAAACAGTTACTAGAAAAATTGAAGTAGGTGATGATTTAGAAGTTAAATCAGAAGGATTATCTCAATATAGAGATTTTGTAGTAAGTGAAATTGATGCTTATAAAAACAAGATTTACTTTAAAAATGGTATTGAACTTAGTGTTGGTGAAGCTAGTGGAGATGTAAATGAAGAGAGTATTAGAAGAATACAAATAAGAGAAACAATAAAAGCTCACCTTCAAAAAGAACAAATGCTTTATTCAAGGGGAATTAAAGTTTTAAGTCTATTTTTCATAGATGAAGTAGCTAAATATAGAATTTATGATAATGAAGATGAATCAAATGGTGAATACGCGAGAATCTTTGAAGAAGAGTATGAAGAAGCGGTAAAAAATATTGGTTTGATTTATGATAAAGATTATGAAGAATATTTAAAAGGGATTGGTGCCTATGAAACTCATAATGGATATTTTGCTCAAGATAAACATAAAAAGATGATTGATCCAAAAGTTTCAGCAAGAGGTGAAAATGCTGGACTTGCAGATGATGTAGATGCTTATGATTTGATTTTAAAAGATAAAAAAAGACTACTATCTTTTAAAGAAAAAACTAGATTTATTTTTTCACACTCAGCACTTAGAGAAGGATGGGATAATCCAAATGTTTTTGTAATTTGTACACTTAAACATAGTGATAATACTATTTCAAGAAGACAAGAAGTTGGTAGAGGGATGAGAATCTGTGTAAATCAGCATGGTGAAAGAATGGATAATCCTGCAACAGTTCATAAGACAAATATCTTAACAGTAATAGCAAATGAAAGTTATAAAGATTTTGTTACTGGTTTACAAAAAGATATTAGTGAAACATTAACTACTAGACCTAAAGTTGCAGATGCAGATTTCTTTAGTGGTAAGACGATTATTGTTGGTGAAGAGAAAATCAAAGTTGATGATAAAATGGCTAAACAAATCTACAAATATCTAGTTAAAAATGATTATGTAGATGATGAAGATATGATATCAAAAGATTACCATGATGCAAAAGATGAAGAAACACTTGCTAAGCTACCAGAAGAGCTAGAAGAGTATAAAGAACAAGTATTCCAACTAATTGATAGCCTATTTAGCAAAAATGCTCTTGATGGTATGGTTGAAGATGAGACTAAAGATAATACAAATCCAATAAATGAAAAGAACTTTAAGAAAAAAGAGTTCCAAGAGCTATGGAATAAAATAAATCAAAAAGCTGTTTATACAGTCGATTTTGATAGTAGTGAACTTGTTAAGAATGCAAAAAATGCTATAAATAAAGAGTTGCATGTAAAAGCTTTAGAATATACAGTTGTAGGTGGTACTCAAACAGATAATATTGCTTATGAGTCTTTGAAATCTGGAGCTGGATTTAAAGAAGAAGAAAAAGAGACAGTATCAGAAACTAGAAGCGTACAATCTAAAGTTAGATATGACCTTATAGGTAAGGTTGCAGAGAATACTAAACTTACTAGAAAAACAGTTGGTGAAATATTTAAATTAATAGAGCCTGATAAATTTAGACTTTATAGAGTAAATCCTGAAGAGTTTATTTCTCAATCAAGTAGAATCATCAATGAGCAAAAAGCAGCTATGGTAGTAAATAAACTTACATATAGTCCAATTGATCAAAAATTTGATAGTGATATATTCTTTGCTGAAAGTGAAAAACAAAACTTCTCTAAAGCAAAGAAAGTGGATAAGCATATTTACGATTACATCGTAACTGATTCTAAAAATGAAATTGATTTTGTAAATGAACTTGATACAAATAAAGAAGTTGTTGTTTATGCAAAATTACCAAGAGGATTCTTTATCCCTACCCCAGTAGGTAATTACAATCCAGATTGGGCGATATCATTTGAAGAGGGAAGTGTAAAATACATCTATTTTGTAGCTGAAACAAAAGGAAGTATGTCAAGCCTGCAGACTAGAAAGATTGAAGAGATAAAAATTGATTGTGCTAGAGAGTTCTTTAAAAAGATTAGTACAGATAAAGTGAAGTATGATAAGGTAGATAACTATGATACCTTGATGAAGATAGTTAATGGAAACTAG
- a CDS encoding nucleotidyltransferase has translation MTNRKESLILEKIVELLELPDSAYEKAKNRYEDLGDWFDRDDSLLSSNDVHIFPQGSFRLGTAIRPLDSEEEYDLDLACNARTGISKGSHTQKELKEIIGIELELYRKSKGIKAEKDEKRRCWRLEYQDSLSFHMDIVPSIPLDESITNLIYEDIHEKFVADTNLARDISSKSLSITDIEKDNYNKIDADWNISNPEGYAIWFESRMHPNQVTLLMEKAQVDKLPTFNQKTVLQRVIQLLKRHRDCMFKDNEDSKPISVIITTLSTHAYNGETELASALKTILRDMDDFISSTIPRVANPTRPEEDFADKWYLPDHKHLKLEENFNLWLMAARRDFASITGNDNGSFDSDFVAEKMSISLTEATKIGIALGLATSEVFANEFNIKKEETAKPWRKS, from the coding sequence ATGACTAACAGAAAAGAAAGTTTAATATTAGAAAAAATTGTAGAGTTATTAGAATTACCTGACTCGGCATATGAAAAAGCAAAAAATAGGTATGAAGATTTAGGAGACTGGTTTGATAGGGATGATTCACTGTTAAGTAGTAATGATGTACACATCTTCCCTCAAGGTTCATTTAGATTAGGTACCGCGATAAGACCTTTAGATAGTGAAGAAGAATATGATTTGGATTTAGCGTGTAATGCAAGAACAGGTATTTCAAAAGGCTCACATACACAAAAGGAATTAAAAGAAATTATAGGTATAGAGTTAGAGCTTTATAGAAAATCAAAAGGTATAAAGGCTGAAAAGGATGAAAAAAGAAGATGTTGGAGGCTTGAATATCAAGATTCTCTTAGTTTTCATATGGACATAGTTCCTTCTATTCCATTAGATGAATCAATTACAAATTTAATTTATGAAGACATTCACGAAAAGTTTGTAGCAGATACTAATTTAGCAAGAGATATTTCTAGTAAATCGTTATCTATAACTGATATAGAAAAAGATAACTATAATAAAATAGATGCAGATTGGAATATAAGTAACCCTGAAGGATATGCTATTTGGTTTGAGTCTCGAATGCATCCAAATCAAGTGACTTTATTAATGGAAAAAGCACAAGTTGATAAGTTACCAACTTTTAATCAAAAAACAGTATTACAAAGAGTTATTCAGTTATTAAAAAGGCATAGAGACTGTATGTTTAAAGATAATGAGGATTCAAAACCAATCTCTGTAATAATCACAACACTTTCTACTCATGCTTATAATGGAGAAACAGAATTGGCAAGTGCATTGAAAACTATTTTAAGAGATATGGATGACTTTATTAGTAGTACTATACCAAGAGTAGCTAACCCAACTAGACCTGAGGAAGACTTTGCTGATAAGTGGTATCTTCCAGACCATAAGCATTTAAAGTTAGAAGAAAACTTTAACTTATGGCTTATGGCTGCAAGAAGAGATTTTGCTTCAATAACTGGAAACGATAATGGTAGTTTTGATTCGGATTTTGTAGCAGAAAAGATGTCTATTTCTTTAACTGAAGCTACAAAAATAGGTATAGCTTTAGGTTTAGCTACTTCAGAGGTCTTTGCAAATGAGTTTAATATTAAAAAAGAGGAAACTGCAAAACCTTGGAGAAAGTCTTAA
- a CDS encoding site-specific integrase, whose protein sequence is MVEKIKRIKESITEVEFKKLMSYIRGDESIRKNTRDNLLRTFIFLYFSGLRLNEVQELKIKDIKNLLDERMIKVYVSKTSSERKIYLSSSFKKEIEKVFDFTNENDENRVIHKSINRKDKINNIVFIQQVNSKMKEILGPGFTSHSFRQGLITEMGSKSINVKIISNFIGHKNVSTTLGYIRPTDEQIRDALVR, encoded by the coding sequence ATGGTTGAGAAAATTAAAAGAATAAAAGAGAGTATTACAGAAGTAGAGTTTAAAAAATTAATGTCATATATTAGAGGTGATGAATCTATTAGAAAAAATACAAGAGACAATTTACTTAGAACATTTATTTTTTTATACTTTTCTGGTTTGAGATTAAATGAGGTTCAGGAATTAAAAATAAAAGATATAAAAAATTTACTTGATGAGAGAATGATAAAAGTTTATGTATCAAAAACTTCTAGTGAAAGAAAAATTTATTTATCTAGTTCATTTAAAAAAGAAATTGAGAAGGTATTTGATTTTACAAATGAAAATGATGAAAATAGAGTTATTCATAAAAGTATCAATAGAAAAGATAAGATTAATAATATTGTATTTATACAACAGGTCAATTCCAAAATGAAAGAGATACTTGGACCTGGATTTACTTCACATTCATTTAGACAAGGATTGATTACGGAGATGGGAAGTAAGTCTATTAATGTGAAAATTATCTCCAATTTTATTGGGCACAAAAATGTTAGTACAACTTTAGGTTATATTAGACCTACTGATGAACAAATTAGGGATGCATTGGTTAGGTAA
- a CDS encoding SAVED domain-containing protein, giving the protein MAEKVLNRNINPSVEKELWAKSAGRCQFDGCNRVLYKSPVTQEKVNISEKAHIYSFSEDGPRGWSDELASDQALINNISNLMLLCHDCHKKIDKDIDGTIYSAELLKQWKYEHEYRVYITSSISIDKRSHVVLYCANIGEQNSTINTKEVFAAMFPEKYPVNELPLDLSTKLSFKDDDMIFWQAESQNLEQSFKEVILPKIKDNNPADFSVFAFAPMPLLIKLGTLFTDKISVDTYQPIREPKTWCWQEDPEDFEFLISEPSNYSKEPVLVLSLSGKISEDRVYEVTGENVNIWEVTVSEKFLHNDFIKAKSQLSLFRKEMRKLMVKINEKHSNKPLKIFPAMPISCSVEFGRIRMPKSDMQWIIYDQNNKHNKFMETIVIGADTND; this is encoded by the coding sequence TTGGCTGAAAAAGTCTTAAATAGAAATATAAACCCTTCAGTAGAAAAAGAACTGTGGGCAAAAAGTGCTGGCAGATGTCAGTTTGATGGTTGTAATAGGGTACTATATAAATCTCCCGTTACTCAAGAAAAAGTTAATATATCAGAGAAAGCACATATTTATTCATTCTCAGAAGATGGACCTAGAGGTTGGAGCGATGAATTAGCAAGTGACCAGGCATTAATTAATAATATTAGTAATTTAATGCTTCTTTGTCACGATTGTCATAAGAAAATTGATAAAGATATTGATGGAACAATATATTCTGCAGAATTATTAAAACAATGGAAATATGAGCATGAATATAGAGTTTATATTACGTCAAGTATATCAATAGATAAACGATCTCATGTAGTTTTATATTGTGCTAATATTGGGGAACAAAACTCTACAATAAATACTAAAGAAGTATTTGCAGCTATGTTTCCAGAGAAATACCCTGTTAACGAATTACCATTAGACCTTTCAACAAAACTATCTTTCAAAGATGACGATATGATTTTTTGGCAAGCAGAATCACAAAACTTAGAACAGAGTTTCAAAGAAGTAATCTTACCAAAGATAAAAGATAATAACCCTGCAGACTTTTCGGTATTTGCATTTGCACCAATGCCTCTTTTAATAAAACTTGGAACGTTGTTTACAGATAAAATTTCTGTAGATACCTATCAACCGATAAGAGAACCAAAAACATGGTGTTGGCAAGAAGATCCAGAGGACTTTGAGTTTTTAATTTCAGAGCCAAGTAATTATTCAAAAGAGCCAGTCTTAGTTTTATCGTTAAGTGGAAAAATATCAGAAGATAGGGTTTATGAAGTTACTGGTGAAAATGTGAATATTTGGGAAGTGACTGTTTCTGAAAAGTTTTTACATAATGACTTTATAAAAGCAAAATCTCAACTCTCATTATTTAGAAAAGAGATGAGGAAACTTATGGTTAAGATTAATGAAAAGCATTCAAATAAACCATTGAAAATTTTTCCTGCAATGCCTATATCATGTTCAGTAGAGTTTGGAAGAATAAGAATGCCAAAATCAGATATGCAGTGGATTATTTATGATCAAAACAATAAACATAATAAGTTTATGGAAACAATAGTTATTGGAGCAGATACAAATGACTAA